TGGAAGTGAGAAATCCTAATGAAACAAAGAGAGAGTTAGAAATATTGTTTACTGAATCGGTTGGCCGGTTACTGAAGCCTCTTGAAGAGGAAATCATTACTGACATTGTAGCCTATCCAGACGAAAAGAGAATTGCCTTCTTGGAATATATGAAGGAAATGTCCAACAAACAAAGACAGTTGAAGTAAGTTGAACTTTCATCATGAAGGAGGTTTTTTTATGGGAAACGAAGAAATGAGCAGATACAAAGTATGGCGCGAAAAGTGGAAAAGAAAAGTTAATATGGAGAATTTAGCATTATATGGGATTTCATCATTAGTTATGGCCATCTTGCCTGTTCTGGCTCATATGAGTTAAATCGATTAAAGGACCGTCTTTTGGCGGTCTTTTAATATGTTAAAAGTTGCCATGAAAAGATATAATGAACAAGAGGAAAGGAGAGATATGCATGAGTGTTATCAAAGAGGAAGAAATCGTATCTTACATAAAAGAATTGGTGTCCATACCCAGCCCCTCCGGTTATACAGATCATGCCATTAAATACGCGGCCGATTTCATGGAGCAAAGGAAGGTTCCTTACAAGATCACGAATAAAGGGGCATTGCTTGCTTCAATAAAAGGGGAAGATGATGGCAAACATCGATTGTTGACTGCCCATGTCGATACTCTGGGTGCCATGGTAAAGGAAATCAAGGCAAATGGCCGCCTTAAATTGACGATGATCGGCGGTTTTCGCTGGAACTCAGTCGAAGGGGAGTATTGTAAAATCCACACAGCTGACGGAGCAATTATCACCGGGACCATATTAATCAATCAGACCTCTGTCCACGTATATAAAAATGCCGGGGATGCCAAGCGTGATGATGAGACAATTGAGGTCCGGATAGATGCTGTCGTGAAAACTAAAGCGGAAACTGAAGCGATTGGCATTTCTGTTGGAGATTTTGTCTCCTTCGAGCCAAGGGTGGAAGTTACGGATACTGGCTTTTTAAAATCAAGGCATTTGGATGATAAAGCAAGCGTCGGCATCCTGCTTCATATCATTGACCTCATTTCCGCAGGAAAGATAAAATTGGCATATACGACCCATTTCCTGATTTCAAACAATGAAGAAATCGGCTATGGCGGCAATTCCAATATCCCTGAGAAAACAGTCGAATATCTAGCTGTCGATATGGGAGCGATCGGTGACGGACAATCAACGGATGAATTCAGCGTTTCCATTTGTGCGAAAGACTCCTCGGGTCCTTATCATTATAAATTACGTCAGCATCTAGTCGCCCTTTCCAAAGCAAATGCTGTCGACTATCGCGTCGATATTTATCCATATTATGGTTCAGACGCTTCCGCTGCGATCCGGGCAGGATATGATGTCGTACATGGTCTGATCGGACCGGGGATCGATGCTTCACATGCCTTCGAGCGGACGCATGTCTCTTCATTAAAGCATACAGCCAATCTGATTTTGCATTATATCCAATCAGAGTTGGTTTAATCGTAAAAAAGCCCGCACTCATATCAGATGAGTGCGGGCTTTTACTGTTTTTTAGCGAAATTTTCATTATACTCGTGAGTTTCTGCGTAATACTCGTGAATTTCGTTGTTTTATTCTTGAATTACGTTCAAATACTCGTGAATGACAAATTATAATGATAATTCTTGTGGAGGTTCCCCATTGTTGTTCATCAACCGAATGCTTTCCGGTTTAATTTGAAGGATTAAATAATTGGGATCTTTCGGACCTTCGAACCAATCTTCAAATGATTCATTCCATAATTTATCCTTTAGTTCCTGTGAGTCGTTTATTTTCGAGGTACCTGAGATTTCCAGGTAGGAATCGCCTAATCCTTCATTATCATAGCCGATCAGAATATGAACATTAGGATTCTTTTCAATTTCATCAATTTTTTCCGTCTTTCCACTCGTTGGTGTGTATAAAGTTAATTCATCGTTAAAGAATGTCATATAGCGCGAATGTGGTTTGTTGTTTTCAACTGTCGATAAAACTCCTATTTTATGATCACGAATGATGTTCAATACTTTTTCTTTTATTTGGGTTTGGCTCATTTTTGCACACTCCTTTTATTTTTTACTCTATTACTTTTCCTCTTTTTCCTTTAAGTTAAACAAAATTATGCAGTTTGCCATTTTTATGAATGAAGACTGAAAGAAGTTGCCATACTAGTCATTATGTGTTCTGTTTCATGATGTTAATCAATCCATTTGTAAAGGTGAGTATGATGAATGAATTGTGGTGAATTACTTATCATTGGAGGGGCAGAGGATAAGTGCCTTGAAGGTGAAGTATTAAATAAATTTGTCGAGCTTGCAGCCCATAACGACGGCGGAATAGGAATATTGCCTTCAGCAAGTGAAATTCCTGAGGAAGTGAGTGCAGAGTATATCAAGATCTTCAGGGATTTAGGCGTGAACAGGGTGGAAGTGATCAAGCTGGATTCAAGGCAGGATGCAGACGATCCAGAAATTTGTGAACAGCTGAAATCTTTTTCAGCTATCTTCATTTCAGGGGGAAACCAAAGCCGATTATCTGAACTGATTGGTAAAACCAAGTTCCACGATGCCCTTTCTAAAGCCTGGCATAAAGGAATGGTGATAGCAGGGACAAGTGCTGGCGCTTCGATTTTAGGTAAGTATATGATCGTCGCTGCTGACACGATGCTGAATGACAATAAATTAAAGGTTGAAATTGGAGTAGGTTTCGGCTTCCTTGACGGCCTGATAATCGATCAACATTTTTCCCAGCGTGGCCGCTTTGACCGTCTGTTAAGTGCGATAGCAGGGAAAAAAGAAATTATGGGTATTGGCATTGATGAAAATACAGCAATTTTAGTTAAAGACGGTCATTTTGAAGTTGTAGGCCAACATCAAGTATTGGTTCTTGATGGCAGCACCAGTGATTATATCAGTATCACAACTTCTGATAATGGCAGTGAAGAGTTGACTCTTTCGGGATTTAACCTTCATGCCCTAACAAGAGGATACCGTTTTGACCTGCTTACCAGGAAATTGTTGATGAAAAAGGGGATCCAACAATGAAGATCAATCGAGTCCGTTATTTAAAAGGACCTAATTATTTTGCTTATACACCTACGATTTGCATTGAATTGGATATAGGGGAACTTGAACAGAAACCATCTGATTCAATACCTGGATTCAATGAAAAATTGTTAAAGACGCTCCCGAACTTGGGAAGCCATACATGTTCAAAAGGGTATCGAGGCGGTTTCGCCGAAAGGCTGAGAAAAGGAACATGGATGGGACATATATTGGAGCATATGACGATTGAGCTTCAAAACTTGGCCGGAATCGAAGCCATTCGTGGAAAAACGATAATGATGGAAAAAAAAGGTGTTTATTATGTTACCTTTGACTATCAGGAGCCTCACTCAGGTTTTCAAGCTTTTTTAGCAGCAAAAGATATCGTGGAAGCCATCCTGAGTGGTGAAAAACTTATAAATGTTCAATCTTATGTAAAACAAATAGAGCAGTTATATTATAAAAATAAACTGGGGCCAAGTACCGAAGCCATTTTTAAGGCAGCGCAGGCAAAAGATATCCCTGTCGAGCGAATGGGTGATGAAAGCTTACTGCGTTTAGGAACCGGTACAAGGCAGAAGTATGTCCAGGCAACAATATCTAGCCAAACTTCGAATATTGCGGTTGAGAATTCATGTGACAAATCATTGACCAAATCAATTTTAAGAGGATGTGGCCTCCCTGTACCTGAAGGGGAAGTTGCCCATTCAATTGAAGATATCTTTGCCTCGGCGGACAGGCTGGGTTTTCCACTGGTCATAAAACCGTATAATGGAAGACAGGGGCAAGGTGTCATCACTCATATCAAAAATAAGGATGAGCTATTCAATGTAATTAATTGTTTGGAGTTGCATGTGGAGAAGTACATAGTCGAACGGCATATTGAAGGACATGATTATCGGTTACTGATAGTCAACGGAGAACTTATCGCCGCTAGTTTGAGGCTTCCTCCCTATGTTATTGGAAACGGTAAGGAAACGATACGCAGTTTGATAGAAAAGGAAAATTGTAATGAGTTGCGGGGAGAAGGTCATGAAAAGCCGATGTCAAAAATCCCGCTTACACATACCGTGACATGCTACTTGGAAAAATCGAATCGGACGCTCGAAACCATTCCGAATCAAGGGGAATTGGTTCAAGTTGTGGGCAATGCAAATCTTTCGACTGGTGGAAAGGCAATCGATGTAACGGACCAGGTTCACCCCACCATAAAAAATATGGCTGTTGCTGCCGCGAAAGCGATTGGTTTGGATATAGCCGGAATAGATTTTATCTGTGAGGATATATCAAAGCCAATCGAACATTCAAGGACTGCGATTATTGAAGTGAATGCTGCACCGGGAATTCGAATGCATCATTATCCGAGTGAAGGAAAAAAAAGGGATGTAGGCAAAGCCATTGTCGATTACTTATTTCCGACTAGGGAAGAGGCTGCTATACCGATCATCGCAGTGACCGGAACAAATGGAAAGACGACAACGACGCGATTGGTTCATTATTTTCTTACTAATGAAAAAACAAAGGTTGGCATGACAAATTCTGATGGAGTATATATCGGCGATGAGGTATTGGATCAAGGTGACTGCAGTGGCCCTGTCAGTGCAAGAATGGTATTGGCCCATCCTGAAGTTGATGTAGCCGTATTGGAAACGGCCCGGGGCGGAATTCTGCGTGAAGGTCTGGCTTTTCGGAAATGTGATGTGGGGATCATCACCAATGTAAGTGAGGATCACCTCGGCCGTGATGGAATCGATACATTGGATGATCTCATAAAATTAAAGAGGCTGATTGCCGAAGTCGTAATGAAAACAGGTTATTGTGTGCTGAATGCAGATGATCCGAATGTAGCTGCCATGAACGCCTATACAGATGGGGAGGTCATTTACACCTCTACAGATGCCACCCAGCCTCATGTTAAGGCTGCGATTAATGGTGGATGTAAAGTTTGGTTCGTCAATGAACAAGGCGTGATTTGTCATTCATCTGATGGAGTCATCCATCCATTCATGGATTGCACCGTTATTCCAATTACGATTTCCGGCATGGCACGTCATAATATCGCCAATTTACTTCAGGCGTTAGCCGCAGCCGAAACACAAGGCGTTTCAATGGAAGAACTAAGAAGGAAGGCTGCCACATTTATGCCTGATACGAATTTGTCCAAAGGACGTTTCAATTTAAAGAAGTTGAAAGAGCGCACGATCATCATCGACTATGCTCATAATGAAGCTGGATTGAAGGCTATATTCGAAACGGTCAGTGCCTATAATAAAAATCGTCTAATCACTGTTTTGGCAGGACCAGGGGATCGTATTAATGAAGAGCTTACCAGGCTCTCCAAGGTGGCGGCCATGAATTCTGATCTATTCATCATTAAAGAAGATGATGATTTACGTGGAAGGGAACCGTTCGAAGTAGCCGGGCTGCTTCAGGAAGCTGCCGTAGAAGCTGGGTTACAGAAAAATCGGATATTCATCGAACCTAATGAATTGGACGCATTCATAAAAGCCTGGGAAACATCACAACCGGGTGACCTATTATTGTTCTTTTACACGGATTTCGAATATGTAGAGAGTTTTTTCGAAAAGGTTTCAACAAATCCATTGCCGAAGAAATAAAAGAACGTGCATTCCGCCCTGCGGAGTGCACGTTCTAATAATTTCCTTCACCATATAGTAGAATAAGAATGGCTGCTAGTCTCAGCTTGGTACGTATAGGTACTAAAAGCATTCATAGTTTAAAACAAGAGATCTCAAAAAGTAAGAATGAAGAAGTACGTTTTTGGGCTAGTTGGGCTTTAGCCATGATTGATTCGAGTGAAATCGATAAAGATTCAATAGCAATCCTAGTCAAGTTCATTAATTAACTCAGGAACTGCTATAGAGGCTTTTTCTCCTTTTTCTCCTAAAACAACAATTGCCATCGTTTTTAAATCACTGTTTTCATTATTTCTGAGCATTTCTCTTAAGATTGGAGCTTGTTCTCCCATGGAGCCAATTGTTTGTAAACCTTTTAATGAATCGTGTTGATTAGTACTTATTAAAAGTTGATTTATTTCTGAAGTAATTAGTTCCTTATTATTATCCCAATTAGATTCTCCTTTCTAAACTTATATGAAATAATTCGATAAAACTAATACAAAACTTTTAATAGTTGAAATTAGGTAAATAAATCGGATACAATCATTTAAATTTCTTTTTTTCATTCATATGTGCAGGCGTCAAATAATCCTTCTTTCTAGTTTAGATCTAAGAGAATGAGACTACTGATATTGTTATAAAACTCATTAGGTTATAAATGAATGAAGTTGTTATTCACCCAGTAGGACTGTGTGATGCTGAGAATAGTATTTAAAAGAGCAGAGCACTTTGAAAAGGAATTGGATCAGTATATTTATTACTATAACCACAAACGTATGTAGGGAAAATTAAAAGACCTGAGTCCGATAGAAGATCGAACTCAGGTCTTAGAAGTTACTTAAACTATATGTCTAACTTTATTGGGTCAGATCAGTTTGTCTACAGTCTGAGCTAATCCAAGTGGATTAGCTTTTTTTGATAACCGTTTCATTTGCAGCCGGGACAGCGGCATGGTCTTTTTTATATATTCGCTGAAGCACGATTGACTGAACAATCATGAATATACCTCCGATCGACCAATACAGCGGCAATGCAGCAGGAGCAGAGAAAGAAATGAATAAAATCATTGCTGGTGAGAGCAGGCTCATCAGCTTCATTTGTTTCTGCTGTTCTTCCGGCATTTGTCTCATGGAAATGACCGATTGGAAGTAATAAATGACACCAGCAATAATCGCCATGGCAATATTCGGCTGGCCAAGACTGTACCAAAGGAAATTATGGGTCGCAATTTCATGGGAACCTTGAATGGCATAATAAAAGCCCATTAGAATCGGCATTTGAATCAAGAGCGGCAGGCATCCCATGTTTAAAGGATTGACTCCATGCTTTTGGTAAAGCTGCATCATTTCCTGTTGAAGGGCCTTTTGTTTAGCTGGATCTTTCGTCTCTTTGATTTTCTGCTGGATTGCTGTCATTTCCGGTTTCAGCCCATTCATCTTCGTTTTCATGCTAAGCTGTGTTTTATATTGCTTGGCAGTCAGTGGAAGCAAGACAAGGCGAATCAAAAATGTCATCATGATGATGCTTAAACCGTAGTTGCCATTAAACAAATGAGCATTAAATTCTAGCATTTTTGTCATCGGGTTAACCAATGCAGTATGAAATGGCCCGCTCGTTGCTGCTGAGCAACCTGTCAAAAGGGTGGTTGCCAAAAATAGGACGGCAATTAAAAGCATGTTTTTCTTATTCAATATAATTTCCTCCTCGAATTGTTATTGTTTAAACAACGAGAAGGAGGCTTGGCTCATCGGAATCATCTGGTGAATCCTTGTGCCGGATAAATGTGAAAAAGCGCTGTGCACCGCGCCAGTCAAAAATGTTGCCTTTCTGAACTGGGGATTTACTTTTATCTGTATGGACGGAAGCTTGATATTTGTCGTTCAAGAGTGATTGCTTTTTATTTAAGAAGTAAAACGCAGCCAGTGGAAAGACAAAGGTAAATAAGTAACCTGCCCATACCGCATGGCGAACGGTCTGATAATCGAATTCTAATAATAATTCCCACATAGGAATCCCTCGTTTTTTCTAAGATAAGAAAATTTAGTTTGGTTGGTCCCAAAAACGATTTCGGGACTGGAATAAGTTTAAATCATTAAGAACACTATATCAAATTCTAGTACAAGAATGCCAAAAAATATAGGGATTTTTTCAAAAAATAAACAGGGAATATTTTCTGGTGCATCAATTTATGATTAAAGGTCATATAGAACCTGGATTTGAGAGAGAAGATTTCACACATGGTCATTCGTCCACACGGATAAAAGGAGGCTCAATTCATTCGAAAAACAGAACCACCATAACGGTACTGAAAATAATTTATATCAAAATGCACATCCCCGAAGCATGGATAATCCATTAAGAAATCAAATAATGGAAGAAAGGATTCTACCTGGCCCGCCTGGTCCGTCCTACAAAGGAGGCCCGCTCATATAGCTCCGCCTTTATTTATTCCACAACTTCACGATGGAATGTATAAGGCAATTGACGCTGGTTCAATGAATGGGCGCTTTTACCAACATACTTATGTATGGCTTAAGATTGTCCGCTCATTTTGTTTTTCCCCCAACTTGTCGGTTAAATTCCGTGGCAGGTTATCGATGGTGACGGGGCGACAGCGATGGCCTATTATGGTACGGGTGGGCATGAGATACAATCATTTCAATGTTATTAAAAAAAAAATCCGCATTTGCGGATTGTTCAGTCGACAAAGGGGGAGTTTGAAATGGTCTTACCCCGAACCATGATTATAAAAGAAGACTTGAAATGAAACCCTGACTGGATTGGAGGAATTTGCAATACCCCTACCGAATAGCTGGCTAGTCAAGATCCCGCTAGATGTTGAAAGGGGAGGAGTTCTTAAATCAACTGGAACGTTTATATAGAAAAACACTTTCAAAGTTTCAATCCAAGAAATAATCAGGAAAATCAGAAATGATGCCATCTACCTGCATCTTTTTGAACATGCGCATTTGTTTTTTATTGTTGACGGTCCATGTATATACTTTCATACCATGCTTTTGGATTCGCATTTGCAGCTTCGTACTTAAAATCGTTTGCTTTGGATTCAAAAATGATGCAAATTCGGCAATCTCTTTTAATTTTTCGTCATTAATTCGCCGTTTAATCAAAACGCCCACTTGTATGTCCGGCATTAATTGATGAAACCTTTTCATGGATTCCATATCGAACGAATGTACCATTATCCTATTTTTACTTGTTGAATATTCTCGGAATTTCTCTAATACTTCTGCAAGTTTCTGTTCAATGCCAGGATAAGCAGATGGATGTTTTATTTCGATTAAGATTCCAACTTCTGACCCGAAATTCTCCAATACCTCACTCAGTAAAGGAATCCTCTCATTCTTATAGCGAGAATGATACCAGCTTCCTGCATCCAATTCCTTTAATTCGGCTGCCGTGTAATTACGGAGGCTCCCTTTGCCGTTTGTGGTTCGATCCAGTGTGGGATCATGATGAACCACAAGTACATCATCTTTACTAAGATGGATATCCACTTCCAGGAAATCAGCTCCCAATTCAATTGCTTTAATATAAGATGCCATTGTATTCTCGGGGCAATATCCAGATGCACCGCGATGTCCAATTTTAAGGGGGGAATGCTGCATTATGAAGCTTTCAGGGAAATCGTTCTTTGATCTTTTAGCGTAGATAGCGAACAGTACAAGTATGGTTAACAAGATAATAAGAATAAATGCAATCATCTTTTACACTCCTATTAGGCACATTATTTTAAATATCCTTTACCCAAACTTAAAGAATATAAAGAAGAAGTCAGCAGCTCAGTCTCATTTCATAATTTTACATGTTAGGCAGGAAAAAATCATGTTTTACACAATGTTATAATCCAGACTTAAAGGATTTATTGGAAAGGTATGGAATACATATAATTTAAGCATCTATAAAGGAGGGAAAGCGGATGGAATTGCAGGTGAAACCGAAGTCTAAAAAATGGAAGGGGAATTTTGGTTTGTATTTTTCCCTGCCCATTCTCTCTTGGGCGTTTTACGATTTTGCCAATACGATTTTTTCTTCTAATATCAATACGATTTTCTTTCCATTCTTCCTCCAGGAACAGATTGGGGAAAATGCCGTTCTTGATCAGATTGCAAGTACCTTCATCTCCTACGCTAATGCGATTGCCAGTTTGTTTCTTGTTTTATTTTCCCCGCTGTTCGGAGTCATGATCGATCGAACGGGAAAAATGAAAAAATACATTATAATTTTTACACTCATTTCTGTTGTATGTACATTTTTAATGGGAGTATTTGGAGGGGCTCCGTTCGAAGGAAAGCTTCTGGGCATTCCAATTTCTTTAGCAATCGTCATTCTTTTATTTGTGATAGCAAAGTTTTTCTATCATTCGAGTCTTGTTTTCTATGATACGATGATGAGTGATTTAGGCACGAAACAGCAATTGCCGCTTATATCAGGATTTGGAGTGGCGGTAGGCTATCTTGGAACGTTAGTGGGACTGTCGATCTATCCATTCATTAGTAAGGGGAGTTCACATGAAGCCTTTATTCCGACGGCCATTTTATTTCTGGTTTTTTCCCTTCCTTTATTCTTTTTTTTAAAAGAGACTCCAAAACAACAAAAAGCGAAACAACCTTTTTTATCAGGTTATAAGGAAATTAAATCAACATTTAAAGAGATGCAATCCTATCGATCGGTTTTTACATTCATGATTGCTTATTTCTTTTTAAACGATGCAATTGCAACCACTATCGGCATGATGGCCGTATATGCCAAGACTGTTGTTGGATTTTCCTCAAGCGGATTCATTTTGCTTTACTTGGTATCGACAGTTTCGAGTATTGCCGGATCGTTTCTGTTTGGATATATTACGCAGTCGAAGGGTCCGCGACTAGCTGTGACATATGTGGGAGTTCTGCTCTTGGTCGCATTATTTATTGCAGTCTTCGCACAAACGGCTCTTTGGTTCTGGATTGCAGGGAGTATGTTCGGCATTTCACTAGGTTCGATGTGGGTGACATCACGGACATATATCGTTGAATTGACCCCGGTAGGGAAAAGGGGGCAATTTTTTGGACTATTTGCATTTTCCGGAAAAGTTTCTTCCATAATCGGTCCGCTTTTATATGGGACGATAACGTTGGTATTCCATGACCTCGGTACATTGGCGAGCCGGATGGCATTAGGGTCACTGATCATCATGACAGTAATAGGCCTGGGCTTTCTTTTGAAGCTGAAGGGATTGGAAGAAGTGAAATAGTAAAAAGGGAATGGAGCCGGCCTTAATGCCGTATCCATTCCCTTGCATATTTTTATACTAAAATCAAGGTGACATCGACGTTCCCGCGAGTTGCTTTTGAATATGGGCAGGTCATGTGAGCTTTTTTGGCAAAGTCTTCGGCTTCTTCCCTGCTTAGGTCCGGGATCGAAACATCCAACCTTACAGCCAATTTAAAACCACCGTCTTCCTCATCTTTACCGA
This sequence is a window from Brevibacillus sp. JNUCC-41. Protein-coding genes within it:
- a CDS encoding M42 family metallopeptidase, whose amino-acid sequence is MSVIKEEEIVSYIKELVSIPSPSGYTDHAIKYAADFMEQRKVPYKITNKGALLASIKGEDDGKHRLLTAHVDTLGAMVKEIKANGRLKLTMIGGFRWNSVEGEYCKIHTADGAIITGTILINQTSVHVYKNAGDAKRDDETIEVRIDAVVKTKAETEAIGISVGDFVSFEPRVEVTDTGFLKSRHLDDKASVGILLHIIDLISAGKIKLAYTTHFLISNNEEIGYGGNSNIPEKTVEYLAVDMGAIGDGQSTDEFSVSICAKDSSGPYHYKLRQHLVALSKANAVDYRVDIYPYYGSDASAAIRAGYDVVHGLIGPGIDASHAFERTHVSSLKHTANLILHYIQSELV
- a CDS encoding pyridoxamine 5'-phosphate oxidase family protein; protein product: MSQTQIKEKVLNIIRDHKIGVLSTVENNKPHSRYMTFFNDELTLYTPTSGKTEKIDEIEKNPNVHILIGYDNEGLGDSYLEISGTSKINDSQELKDKLWNESFEDWFEGPKDPNYLILQIKPESIRLMNNNGEPPQELSL
- a CDS encoding cyanophycinase — encoded protein: MNCGELLIIGGAEDKCLEGEVLNKFVELAAHNDGGIGILPSASEIPEEVSAEYIKIFRDLGVNRVEVIKLDSRQDADDPEICEQLKSFSAIFISGGNQSRLSELIGKTKFHDALSKAWHKGMVIAGTSAGASILGKYMIVAADTMLNDNKLKVEIGVGFGFLDGLIIDQHFSQRGRFDRLLSAIAGKKEIMGIGIDENTAILVKDGHFEVVGQHQVLVLDGSTSDYISITTSDNGSEELTLSGFNLHALTRGYRFDLLTRKLLMKKGIQQ
- the cphA gene encoding cyanophycin synthetase yields the protein MKINRVRYLKGPNYFAYTPTICIELDIGELEQKPSDSIPGFNEKLLKTLPNLGSHTCSKGYRGGFAERLRKGTWMGHILEHMTIELQNLAGIEAIRGKTIMMEKKGVYYVTFDYQEPHSGFQAFLAAKDIVEAILSGEKLINVQSYVKQIEQLYYKNKLGPSTEAIFKAAQAKDIPVERMGDESLLRLGTGTRQKYVQATISSQTSNIAVENSCDKSLTKSILRGCGLPVPEGEVAHSIEDIFASADRLGFPLVIKPYNGRQGQGVITHIKNKDELFNVINCLELHVEKYIVERHIEGHDYRLLIVNGELIAASLRLPPYVIGNGKETIRSLIEKENCNELRGEGHEKPMSKIPLTHTVTCYLEKSNRTLETIPNQGELVQVVGNANLSTGGKAIDVTDQVHPTIKNMAVAAAKAIGLDIAGIDFICEDISKPIEHSRTAIIEVNAAPGIRMHHYPSEGKKRDVGKAIVDYLFPTREEAAIPIIAVTGTNGKTTTTRLVHYFLTNEKTKVGMTNSDGVYIGDEVLDQGDCSGPVSARMVLAHPEVDVAVLETARGGILREGLAFRKCDVGIITNVSEDHLGRDGIDTLDDLIKLKRLIAEVVMKTGYCVLNADDPNVAAMNAYTDGEVIYTSTDATQPHVKAAINGGCKVWFVNEQGVICHSSDGVIHPFMDCTVIPITISGMARHNIANLLQALAAAETQGVSMEELRRKAATFMPDTNLSKGRFNLKKLKERTIIIDYAHNEAGLKAIFETVSAYNKNRLITVLAGPGDRINEELTRLSKVAAMNSDLFIIKEDDDLRGREPFEVAGLLQEAAVEAGLQKNRIFIEPNELDAFIKAWETSQPGDLLLFFYTDFEYVESFFEKVSTNPLPKK
- a CDS encoding IS3 family transposase, producing the protein MLRIVFKRAEHFEKELDQYIYYYNHKRM
- the yidC gene encoding membrane protein insertase YidC, with product MNKKNMLLIAVLFLATTLLTGCSAATSGPFHTALVNPMTKMLEFNAHLFNGNYGLSIIMMTFLIRLVLLPLTAKQYKTQLSMKTKMNGLKPEMTAIQQKIKETKDPAKQKALQQEMMQLYQKHGVNPLNMGCLPLLIQMPILMGFYYAIQGSHEIATHNFLWYSLGQPNIAMAIIAGVIYYFQSVISMRQMPEEQQKQMKLMSLLSPAMILFISFSAPAALPLYWSIGGIFMIVQSIVLQRIYKKDHAAVPAANETVIKKS
- a CDS encoding glycerophosphodiester phosphodiesterase, whose amino-acid sequence is MIAFILIILLTILVLFAIYAKRSKNDFPESFIMQHSPLKIGHRGASGYCPENTMASYIKAIELGADFLEVDIHLSKDDVLVVHHDPTLDRTTNGKGSLRNYTAAELKELDAGSWYHSRYKNERIPLLSEVLENFGSEVGILIEIKHPSAYPGIEQKLAEVLEKFREYSTSKNRIMVHSFDMESMKRFHQLMPDIQVGVLIKRRINDEKLKEIAEFASFLNPKQTILSTKLQMRIQKHGMKVYTWTVNNKKQMRMFKKMQVDGIISDFPDYFLD
- a CDS encoding MFS transporter encodes the protein MELQVKPKSKKWKGNFGLYFSLPILSWAFYDFANTIFSSNINTIFFPFFLQEQIGENAVLDQIASTFISYANAIASLFLVLFSPLFGVMIDRTGKMKKYIIIFTLISVVCTFLMGVFGGAPFEGKLLGIPISLAIVILLFVIAKFFYHSSLVFYDTMMSDLGTKQQLPLISGFGVAVGYLGTLVGLSIYPFISKGSSHEAFIPTAILFLVFSLPLFFFLKETPKQQKAKQPFLSGYKEIKSTFKEMQSYRSVFTFMIAYFFLNDAIATTIGMMAVYAKTVVGFSSSGFILLYLVSTVSSIAGSFLFGYITQSKGPRLAVTYVGVLLLVALFIAVFAQTALWFWIAGSMFGISLGSMWVTSRTYIVELTPVGKRGQFFGLFAFSGKVSSIIGPLLYGTITLVFHDLGTLASRMALGSLIIMTVIGLGFLLKLKGLEEVK